A single genomic interval of Mycolicibacterium sp. MU0053 harbors:
- a CDS encoding MFS transporter: protein MTALNDAERAESAKAGGRVLPVPVDKSLPAWLPSRRFIYAVVAIGGMQLLATMDSTIAIVALPRIQDELGLSDAGRSWVITAYVLTFGGLMLLGGRLGDTIGRKRTFIVGVALFTIASILCGIAWDEATLVIARLLQGVGAAIASPTGLALVATTFPKGPARNAATAVFAAMTGIGSVMGLVVGGALTEVSWRLAFLVNVPIGVLVIYLAHATLRETQRERMKLDAAGALLATLGCTAAVFGFSSGPEHGWLTPITLGSGAAALVFAAAFIVVERSAVNPVVPFELFRDRNRLATFAAIFLAGGVLFTLTVLIGLYVQDILGYSALRAGIGFIPFVIGMGIGLGASSQLVRLFPPRILVIVGGVIVLGAMLYGSTLNAGIPYFPNLVVPITVGGIGIGMIVVPLTLSAIAGVGFDQIGPVSAIALMLQSLGGPLVLAIIQAVITSRTLYLGGTTGPVKNMNEAQMAALDSGYTFGLLWVAAVAVLVGAAALFIGYTAKQVAHAQEVKDALDAGEL, encoded by the coding sequence ATGACGGCTCTCAACGATGCAGAGCGGGCGGAGTCTGCCAAGGCTGGAGGTCGCGTGTTGCCGGTTCCGGTCGACAAATCGCTGCCGGCCTGGCTGCCGTCGCGGCGATTCATCTACGCAGTGGTCGCCATCGGCGGCATGCAGCTGCTGGCGACGATGGACAGCACCATCGCAATCGTCGCGTTGCCACGCATCCAGGACGAACTGGGGCTGTCCGACGCGGGCCGCAGCTGGGTGATCACCGCGTACGTGCTGACCTTCGGCGGGCTGATGCTGCTGGGCGGCCGACTCGGCGACACGATCGGACGCAAGCGCACCTTCATTGTCGGCGTCGCGCTGTTCACCATCGCCTCGATCCTGTGCGGTATCGCCTGGGATGAGGCCACGCTGGTGATCGCGCGGCTGCTGCAGGGTGTCGGCGCGGCCATCGCGAGTCCGACGGGTCTGGCGTTGGTGGCCACCACCTTCCCGAAGGGACCGGCACGCAACGCCGCCACCGCGGTGTTCGCCGCGATGACCGGCATCGGCTCGGTGATGGGCCTGGTGGTCGGCGGTGCGCTGACCGAGGTGTCCTGGCGGCTGGCGTTCCTGGTCAACGTGCCGATCGGGGTGCTGGTGATCTATCTGGCGCACGCCACCCTGCGCGAGACCCAACGCGAGCGGATGAAGCTGGACGCGGCCGGCGCACTGCTGGCCACGCTGGGCTGCACCGCCGCGGTGTTCGGCTTCTCCAGCGGTCCCGAACACGGCTGGCTGACTCCGATAACGCTGGGCTCCGGGGCGGCGGCGTTGGTCTTTGCGGCGGCGTTCATCGTGGTCGAGCGCTCCGCGGTCAACCCCGTCGTGCCCTTCGAACTGTTCCGCGACCGCAACCGGCTGGCCACCTTCGCCGCCATCTTCCTGGCCGGCGGTGTGCTGTTCACGCTGACCGTGCTCATCGGCCTGTACGTGCAGGACATCTTGGGCTACAGCGCCCTGCGCGCCGGCATCGGCTTCATCCCGTTCGTGATCGGCATGGGGATCGGCCTCGGCGCATCGTCGCAGCTCGTGCGGCTGTTCCCGCCGCGAATCCTGGTCATCGTCGGCGGTGTCATCGTGCTCGGGGCGATGTTGTACGGCTCCACGCTGAATGCCGGCATCCCGTACTTCCCGAACCTGGTCGTCCCGATCACCGTCGGCGGTATCGGCATCGGCATGATCGTGGTGCCGCTGACGCTGTCGGCGATCGCCGGGGTGGGCTTCGACCAGATCGGTCCGGTATCGGCGATCGCGCTCATGCTGCAGAGCCTCGGCGGCCCGCTGGTGCTGGCCATCATCCAGGCCGTCATCACCTCGCGCACGCTGTATCTGGGCGGCACCACCGGCCCGGTCAAGAACATGAACGAGGCGCAGATGGCGGCGCTGGACTCCGGCTACACCTTCGGTCTGCTGTGGGTGGCCGCCGTCGCGGTGCTGGTCGGCGCCGCGGCGCTGTTCATCGGCTACACCGCCAAGCAGGTCGCCCACGCCCAGGAAGTCAAGGACGCGCTCGACGCCGGTGAGCTGTAG
- the cobA gene encoding uroporphyrinogen-III C-methyltransferase, producing the protein MTDNAYLVGLRLAGKKVVMVGGGTVAQRRLGLLVSSGADVHVITRAATPAVEAMAGATVILRDYRDGDLADAWYVIAATDDPAVNAAVVAEADRRQIFCVRADIAREGTALTPATFEYDGLSVGVLASGEHRRSAAIRTAIREALQAGVIVEAQGGEGPTARKGTVALVGGGPGDPELVTVRGRRLLAQADVVVADRLAPADLLAELPAHVEVIDAAKIPYGRAMAQDAINELLINRARAGNFVVRFKGGDPFVFARGYEEVLACTEAGIPVTVVPGVTSAIGVPALAGVPVTHRGVNHEFVVVSGHLAPDHPESLVNWSALAAMSGTIVLMMGVERIELFAEVLRKGGRPAETPVIAIQHGTTAAERVVRARLDDIAETIRSEHIRPPAIIVIGQVVGLQDALGES; encoded by the coding sequence GTGACCGATAACGCCTATCTCGTCGGCCTGCGACTCGCCGGTAAAAAGGTTGTCATGGTCGGCGGCGGCACGGTGGCGCAACGACGCCTCGGCCTACTCGTGTCCAGCGGCGCCGACGTGCATGTCATCACCCGCGCCGCCACCCCGGCGGTCGAGGCGATGGCGGGCGCGACGGTAATCCTGCGTGACTACCGCGACGGCGACCTCGCCGACGCCTGGTACGTGATCGCCGCCACCGACGACCCGGCCGTCAACGCGGCCGTGGTGGCCGAGGCCGATCGACGGCAGATCTTCTGTGTGCGCGCCGACATCGCCCGCGAGGGAACGGCGCTGACCCCGGCCACCTTCGAGTACGACGGATTGTCCGTCGGTGTGCTCGCCAGCGGTGAGCACCGCCGCTCGGCCGCCATCCGGACCGCCATCCGCGAAGCCCTGCAGGCCGGCGTGATCGTCGAGGCGCAGGGCGGCGAGGGGCCCACCGCCCGCAAGGGCACCGTGGCGCTGGTCGGCGGCGGCCCTGGCGACCCCGAACTGGTGACGGTGCGGGGACGGCGCCTGCTCGCGCAGGCCGATGTGGTGGTCGCCGACCGGTTGGCGCCCGCGGACCTGCTGGCCGAGTTGCCGGCGCACGTCGAGGTGATCGACGCCGCCAAGATTCCGTACGGCCGGGCGATGGCCCAGGACGCGATCAACGAACTGCTGATCAACCGCGCGCGGGCCGGCAACTTCGTGGTGCGGTTCAAGGGCGGCGATCCGTTCGTCTTCGCGCGCGGCTATGAGGAAGTCCTCGCCTGCACCGAGGCTGGCATCCCCGTCACAGTTGTTCCGGGCGTCACCAGCGCCATCGGGGTGCCGGCGCTGGCCGGTGTTCCGGTGACCCATCGCGGCGTCAACCACGAATTTGTGGTGGTCAGCGGCCATTTGGCGCCGGATCACCCCGAATCGTTGGTGAACTGGTCCGCGCTGGCGGCAATGTCCGGCACCATCGTGTTGATGATGGGCGTCGAACGGATCGAATTGTTCGCCGAGGTGTTGCGCAAGGGCGGCCGACCTGCGGAGACGCCGGTGATCGCGATCCAGCACGGCACCACCGCCGCCGAACGCGTGGTGCGCGCGCGGCTCGATGACATCGCGGAGACCATCCGCTCCGAGCACATCCGACCGCCCGCGATCATCGTGATAGGGCAGGTCGTGGGCCTGCAGGACGCGCTCGGCGAGTCCTGA
- a CDS encoding cobyrinate a,c-diamide synthase: MPQPRSIAPAVVIAAPSSGSGKTTVATGLMAALRHAGHRVAGFKVGPDFIDPGYHALATGRPGRNLDPVLVSPAQIAPLYAHGVGGCDIAVVEGVMGLFDGRIDPECSGPAEGSTAAVASLLGAPVILVVDSRGQSHSIAALLHGFSTFDPGTRLAGVILNRVGSSRHEQVLRQACEVAGIPVLGAIPRVDDLVVPSRHLGLITAVEHGAEAHAAVAAMGELAGRHVDLAAVLRVATSGVAVEQWRAADAIGEPVAGNPVVALAAGRAFSFSYAEHAELLRAAGAHVVEFDPLTDPLPEQAAALVLPGGFPEQYPGELSANHALRDGVRALAKRGAIYAECAGLTYLMGDLDGHPMCDVLHGSARFTERLTLGYRDAVAAADSVLHTTGARVTGHEFHRTAVDFAQPYPPAWKYRLPGGSTVSDGAVHGGVHASYLHIHPVATPAAVRRFVAYAAASKLGE, translated from the coding sequence ATGCCGCAGCCCCGCTCCATCGCGCCGGCGGTGGTCATCGCCGCACCGTCCTCGGGCAGCGGAAAGACCACGGTGGCAACGGGTTTGATGGCCGCCCTGCGTCATGCCGGCCACCGGGTCGCCGGTTTCAAGGTGGGCCCGGACTTCATCGATCCGGGCTATCACGCGCTGGCCACCGGCCGGCCCGGCCGCAACCTGGACCCGGTGCTGGTCTCTCCGGCGCAGATCGCACCGCTGTACGCCCACGGCGTCGGGGGCTGCGACATCGCGGTGGTAGAGGGCGTGATGGGTTTGTTCGACGGCCGCATCGATCCCGAATGCAGCGGCCCGGCAGAAGGTTCCACCGCAGCGGTGGCATCGTTGCTGGGCGCCCCGGTGATCCTGGTGGTGGATTCCCGCGGTCAAAGCCACAGCATCGCCGCGCTGCTGCACGGCTTCTCGACGTTCGATCCCGGCACCCGACTGGCCGGGGTGATCCTCAACCGGGTCGGCAGCAGCCGTCATGAACAGGTGTTGCGACAGGCCTGCGAGGTGGCGGGCATCCCGGTGCTCGGTGCGATCCCGCGCGTTGACGACCTCGTCGTCCCGTCGCGTCATCTCGGGCTGATCACCGCGGTCGAACACGGCGCGGAAGCGCACGCCGCGGTGGCGGCCATGGGCGAACTGGCGGGCCGCCACGTCGATCTCGCGGCGGTGCTGCGCGTTGCCACCTCGGGGGTGGCGGTCGAGCAGTGGCGCGCCGCCGACGCGATCGGTGAACCGGTCGCCGGCAACCCGGTGGTGGCGCTGGCGGCCGGTCGGGCGTTCAGCTTCAGCTATGCCGAGCACGCCGAACTGCTGCGGGCCGCCGGCGCCCACGTCGTCGAGTTCGACCCGCTCACCGACCCGCTGCCCGAGCAGGCCGCGGCTTTGGTGCTGCCGGGCGGCTTCCCCGAGCAGTATCCCGGTGAGCTCTCGGCCAACCACGCCCTGCGCGACGGGGTGCGGGCGCTGGCGAAACGCGGCGCGATCTACGCCGAGTGCGCGGGACTGACGTATCTGATGGGTGATCTCGACGGTCACCCGATGTGTGATGTGCTGCACGGTTCGGCGCGCTTCACCGAGCGGCTTACCCTGGGCTATCGCGACGCGGTCGCCGCGGCCGACTCGGTGCTGCACACCACCGGCGCTCGCGTCACGGGACACGAATTCCACCGCACCGCAGTCGATTTCGCCCAACCGTATCCGCCGGCATGGAAGTATCGGCTGCCGGGCGGCAGTACGGTCAGCGACGGCGCGGTGCACGGTGGCGTGCATGCGTCCTATCTGCATATCCACCCCGTTGCCACCCCGGCCGCGGTCCGTCGCTTCGTGGCGTATGCCGCAGCGTCTAAGCTCGGCGAGTGA
- a CDS encoding VWA domain-containing protein produces MHSPFPFSAIVGHDQLRLALVLCAVRPEIGGVLIRGEKGTAKSTAVRALADILAQIDDARLVELPIGATEDRVVGSLDLQKVLRDGEHAFSPGLLSRAHRGVLYVDEVNLLHDHLVDVLLDAAAMGRVHVERDGVSHSYEARFVLIGTMNPEEGELRPQLLDRFGLTVDVRASRDVEVRTDVIRARLAYEADPSAFAARFAAADAELARRIADARARVPRVALGDDDLRRIAGLCAAFDVDGMRADLVVARTAVAHAAWRGADQVEVEDIRVAAELALPHRRRRDPFDDPGLDPGALDEALQDSEPEPDPDPPGGGSPDPAEASEPAEPQGDSAVTGPAPSTPSAPPAPAFRTRALRVPGVGEGAPGRRSTARNRTGGVVGVSPTDAGDGLHVFATVLAAASRSSGPGRIRPAAADVRQAIREGREGNLVIFLVDASGSMAARDRMSAVSGAALSLLRDAYQRRDKVAVVTFRGAEAQVLLPPTSSSHIASRRLTRFDTGGKTPLAQGLLRTAELVRREKARDRTRRPLVVVLTDGRATGGVDPLGRTKIAAARLVAEGAAAVVIDCENSYIRLGLAADLATALDAPVLRLEQLRADVLTDVVRDAA; encoded by the coding sequence ATCCACAGCCCATTTCCGTTCAGCGCGATCGTCGGCCACGACCAACTCCGGTTGGCGCTGGTGTTGTGTGCGGTCCGGCCCGAGATCGGCGGCGTGCTGATCCGTGGCGAGAAGGGCACCGCGAAGTCCACCGCGGTCCGTGCGCTGGCCGACATCTTGGCGCAGATCGACGACGCCCGGCTGGTCGAGCTGCCGATCGGGGCCACCGAGGACCGCGTGGTCGGGTCACTGGACCTGCAGAAGGTGCTTCGCGACGGCGAGCATGCGTTCTCGCCGGGCCTGCTCTCGCGCGCCCATCGCGGGGTGCTCTACGTCGACGAGGTCAACCTGCTGCACGACCATCTGGTCGATGTGCTGCTCGACGCGGCGGCCATGGGCCGCGTCCACGTCGAGCGCGACGGCGTCTCACACTCCTACGAGGCGCGCTTTGTGCTGATCGGCACGATGAACCCCGAAGAGGGCGAGTTGCGCCCGCAGCTGCTGGACCGTTTCGGCCTGACCGTCGACGTGCGCGCCTCCCGCGATGTCGAGGTGCGCACCGACGTCATCCGCGCCCGGTTGGCCTACGAGGCGGACCCATCGGCATTCGCCGCGAGATTCGCGGCCGCCGATGCCGAGCTGGCCCGCCGGATCGCCGACGCGCGGGCCCGGGTACCCCGGGTCGCACTCGGCGATGACGACCTGCGTCGGATCGCGGGGCTGTGCGCGGCGTTCGACGTCGACGGGATGCGGGCCGACCTGGTGGTGGCCCGCACCGCGGTCGCCCATGCCGCCTGGCGGGGCGCGGATCAGGTTGAGGTGGAAGACATCCGGGTGGCCGCCGAGCTGGCACTGCCGCACCGACGTCGGCGCGACCCGTTCGACGATCCCGGCCTGGATCCCGGTGCCCTGGACGAGGCGCTGCAGGACAGCGAGCCCGAGCCGGATCCCGATCCGCCCGGCGGTGGTAGCCCCGATCCCGCCGAGGCGTCCGAACCTGCCGAGCCCCAAGGCGATTCGGCGGTCACCGGGCCGGCCCCCAGCACCCCCAGCGCGCCGCCGGCCCCGGCGTTCCGCACCCGCGCCCTGCGGGTGCCCGGTGTGGGCGAGGGTGCCCCCGGACGTCGATCGACGGCCCGCAACCGGACCGGCGGGGTGGTCGGCGTCAGCCCGACCGACGCGGGCGACGGTCTGCACGTCTTCGCCACCGTGCTCGCCGCGGCCTCCCGCTCGAGCGGGCCGGGTCGGATCCGGCCCGCGGCCGCCGATGTGCGCCAGGCGATCCGCGAGGGCCGCGAGGGCAACCTGGTGATCTTCCTGGTGGACGCCTCGGGGTCGATGGCCGCGCGGGACCGGATGTCGGCGGTCAGCGGTGCGGCGCTGTCGCTGCTGCGCGACGCCTACCAACGTCGGGACAAGGTCGCCGTCGTCACCTTCCGCGGCGCCGAGGCGCAGGTGTTGTTGCCGCCCACCTCGTCCTCGCATATCGCCTCGCGGCGGCTGACCCGGTTCGACACCGGCGGGAAAACTCCGCTGGCGCAAGGACTGTTGCGCACCGCCGAACTGGTCCGCCGGGAGAAGGCCCGCGACCGCACCCGTCGGCCGCTGGTGGTGGTGTTGACCGACGGCCGCGCCACCGGGGGCGTCGATCCGTTGGGACGCACCAAGATCGCCGCGGCGCGGCTGGTGGCCGAGGGTGCGGCGGCGGTGGTGATCGACTGCGAGAACTCCTACATCCGGCTGGGTCTGGCCGCCGATTTGGCCACCGCCCTGGACGCGCCGGTGCTGCGGCTGGAGCAACTGCGGGCGGACGTGCTGACCGACGTCGTGCGCGACGCCGCCTGA
- the mqo gene encoding malate dehydrogenase (quinone) — MSDANVEKTDVVLVGAGIMSATLGALLRLVEPNWSITLIERLDGASAESSDPWNNAGTGHSALCELNYTPERPDGSIDIKKAVTVNEQFQVSRQFWAHAVENGVLTDVRSFINPIPHVSFVQGPERIDYLRRRREALVHNPLFANMEFIDSPDEFARRLPYMAAGRDFSEPVALNWADDGTDIDFGSLSKQLIGYGARNGTTVLFGNEVRDLSKQSDGSWLVKVRNRRTGATRKINARFVFVGAGGAALPLLQKSGIAEAKGYGGFPVGGQFLRTANPAVTAAHQAKVYGFPPLGAPPMSAPHLDTRFINGKQWLLFGPFAGWTPKFLKQGHFTDLPLSVKPNNVASMVSVGLTQMSLVSYLVSQLMLSETDRVDMLRDFAPTAVDADWDLSVAGQRVQVIKPGNGKGGTLEFGTTVLTAADGSIAGLLGASPGASTAVPAMLEVMERCFADRYSTAWQSKLKDMIPSLGTVLSDNPALYDEVWAWGTKVLGLGSDSTTRDSEPVTVP; from the coding sequence GTGTCAGATGCCAACGTAGAAAAAACCGACGTAGTGCTGGTGGGCGCCGGCATCATGAGCGCCACCCTGGGAGCCTTGCTGCGCCTCGTCGAACCGAACTGGTCGATCACGCTCATCGAACGCCTGGACGGCGCCTCGGCCGAGAGCAGCGATCCGTGGAACAACGCCGGCACCGGACACTCGGCGCTGTGCGAGTTGAACTACACCCCCGAGCGCCCGGACGGGTCGATCGACATCAAGAAGGCCGTCACGGTCAATGAGCAGTTCCAGGTGTCGCGCCAGTTCTGGGCGCACGCCGTCGAGAACGGCGTGCTGACCGATGTGCGCAGCTTCATCAACCCGATCCCGCATGTCAGCTTCGTGCAGGGCCCGGAGCGGATCGACTATCTGCGCCGCCGCCGCGAGGCGCTGGTGCACAACCCGCTGTTTGCGAACATGGAGTTCATCGACAGCCCCGACGAATTCGCGCGGCGCCTGCCGTACATGGCCGCCGGCCGGGACTTCTCCGAACCGGTCGCGCTGAACTGGGCCGACGACGGCACCGACATCGACTTCGGCTCCCTGTCCAAGCAACTCATCGGCTACGGCGCCCGCAACGGCACCACCGTGTTGTTCGGCAACGAGGTCCGCGATCTGTCGAAGCAGTCCGACGGCAGCTGGCTGGTCAAGGTCCGCAACCGGCGCACCGGCGCGACCCGCAAGATCAACGCGCGGTTCGTCTTCGTCGGTGCCGGTGGCGCCGCGCTGCCGCTGTTGCAGAAGTCCGGGATCGCCGAGGCCAAGGGCTACGGTGGATTCCCGGTCGGCGGGCAGTTCCTGCGTACCGCCAATCCCGCGGTGACCGCCGCACACCAGGCCAAGGTGTACGGCTTTCCGCCGCTGGGCGCCCCGCCGATGTCGGCCCCGCACCTGGACACCCGCTTCATCAACGGTAAGCAGTGGCTGCTGTTCGGGCCGTTCGCCGGCTGGACGCCGAAGTTCCTCAAGCAGGGGCACTTCACCGATCTGCCGTTGTCGGTCAAACCCAACAACGTGGCTTCCATGGTGAGCGTGGGGCTGACCCAGATGAGCCTGGTGAGCTACCTTGTCAGCCAGCTCATGCTGTCCGAGACCGACCGCGTGGACATGTTGCGCGACTTCGCGCCCACCGCAGTGGATGCCGATTGGGATCTGTCGGTGGCCGGTCAGCGCGTGCAGGTGATCAAGCCGGGAAACGGCAAGGGCGGCACACTGGAGTTCGGCACCACGGTGCTCACCGCCGCCGACGGCAGCATCGCCGGTCTGCTCGGCGCCTCGCCCGGGGCCTCGACCGCCGTGCCCGCCATGCTCGAGGTCATGGAGCGTTGCTTCGCCGACCGGTACAGCACCGCGTGGCAGAGCAAGCTCAAGGACATGATTCCGTCGCTGGGCACGGTGTTGTCCGACAACCCGGCGCTCTACGACGAGGTGTGGGCCTGGGGAACCAAGGTGCTGGGCCTCGGATCCGATTCCACGACAAGAGATTCCGAGCCGGTGACCGTGCCGTGA
- a CDS encoding alpha/beta hydrolase yields MTVWEADVLPGYHQHRMELGADPDGEGDLIATLVRRGPAAPARHAVLGVHGYTDYFFNTEMADRFAARGLAYYALDLHKCGRSWQPGQTPHFTTDLARYHLELERALAVIAAETDGARVCVVGHSAGGLVVTLWLDRLRRRDLTAALGVGGLVLNSPFFDLHGPSILRAAPTSAALIALARMRKTRVVRKPKEGGYGTTLHRDFHGEFDYNLDWKPVGGFPITVGWINAVRRGHARLHRGLDVGVPNLILRSDHSVAETRDDPEAMQRGDAVLDVRHIARWAGCVGNHTTIAPIADAKHDVFLSLPAPRAAAYAELDRWLDRYLGSSTAETSETTRQG; encoded by the coding sequence GTGACGGTATGGGAGGCCGACGTCCTACCCGGCTACCACCAGCACAGGATGGAACTGGGCGCCGACCCCGACGGCGAGGGCGACCTCATCGCGACCCTGGTGCGTCGCGGTCCCGCCGCCCCGGCGCGGCACGCGGTGCTCGGCGTGCACGGCTATACCGACTACTTCTTCAACACCGAGATGGCCGACCGGTTCGCGGCCCGCGGGCTCGCCTATTACGCCCTGGACCTGCACAAATGTGGCCGGTCCTGGCAACCCGGGCAGACCCCGCACTTCACCACCGACCTGGCCCGCTACCACCTCGAACTGGAACGGGCGCTGGCGGTCATCGCCGCCGAAACCGACGGCGCCCGGGTATGCGTCGTGGGCCACTCCGCCGGCGGACTGGTCGTCACGCTGTGGCTGGACCGGCTGCGCCGGCGGGATCTGACCGCCGCCCTCGGTGTCGGCGGCCTGGTCCTCAACAGCCCGTTCTTCGATCTGCACGGGCCCTCGATCCTGCGGGCCGCGCCCACCTCGGCGGCGCTGATCGCCTTGGCGCGGATGCGCAAGACGCGCGTGGTGCGCAAACCGAAAGAGGGCGGCTACGGCACCACGCTGCACCGGGACTTCCACGGCGAATTCGACTACAACCTGGACTGGAAGCCGGTGGGCGGGTTCCCGATCACGGTCGGCTGGATCAACGCGGTGCGCCGCGGCCACGCCCGACTGCACCGCGGCCTCGATGTCGGTGTGCCCAACCTGATCCTGCGCTCGGATCACTCGGTCGCCGAGACCCGCGACGACCCCGAGGCCATGCAGCGCGGCGACGCCGTCCTCGACGTCCGGCACATCGCCCGGTGGGCCGGTTGCGTCGGCAACCACACCACGATCGCCCCGATCGCCGACGCCAAACACGACGTATTCCTGTCGCTGCCCGCGCCGCGGGCCGCGGCCTATGCCGAACTCGACCGCTGGCTGGACCGCTACCTGGGCAGCAGCACCGCCGAGACCTCCGAGACAACCAGACAGGGCTGA